Below is a window of Bacteroidota bacterium DNA.
TGGATGCTGAGGCTGCAAAAGAATATGGACTTGCTTTGCCTATGGGTGCTAGAATGATGAGTGGTAATTCCGATAATCACGAATTGCTTGAGAAAAATTTAGCTGAGTTTGTACACAAAGAAGATTGCTACTTGTTGAACTATGGTTATCAAGGCGTTGTCTCTATTATTGATGCACTTGTTGGACGTCATGATGTGATAGTTTATGATGCAGAAGCACATGCATGTATTATAGATGGCGTTCGCTTGCATGCAGGCAAAAGATTTGTATATAGTCATAATAATATAGAAAGTCTTGAAAAACAGTTAGGGCACGCGAAAAAAGTGATAGACCAAACCGGTGGTGGAATCCTTGTAATAACAGAAGGAGTTTTTGGAATGAGCGGAAGTCAAGGTAAGTTGAAAGAGATTATTGAGCTTAAGAAAAAATTTCAATTTAGACTATTTGTAGATGATGCACATGGTTTTGGTACAATGGGCAAAACCGGAGCGGGTACAGGCGAAGAACAAGGGATACAGGATGGAATAGATTTGTACTTCTCAACATTTGCCAAATCAATGGCTTTGATAGGTGCATTTGTTGCCGGAGAAAAAACTATTATTGATTATCTGCGTTATAATATGCGTTCTCAGATTTTTGCTAAATCACTGCCTATGCCAATCGTTGTAGGTGCCTTGAAAAGGTTGGAACTATTGCGCTCACAACCTGAACACAAAGAAAAACTATGGAATATTGTACGTGCTCTGCAAACAGGGTTGAAAAATGCAGGATTTAATATTGGAGTTACTACTACGCCTGTAACCCCCGTTATTCTGAGTGGTACCGTTGAGGAGGCAACCTATCTAACTCTTGATTTAAGAGAAAATTTCAACATATTTTGTTCAATAGTGGTATATCCTGTTGTGCCTAAAGGCGTAATTTTACTCCGACTTATTCCCACAGCAGCACACACACTACAAGATGTTGAAGAAACTATTGCTGCATTCTCCGAAGTACAAAAAAGACTGAAAGCCGGACAATATGCAGGAAATAACACGATTGCACAAGTAGGGTAATTGTAGTTTTTTTTTAAATTTGCCCTTCTGCTCAATGCTAACACCGGAACAAAATATACACAGCTTATTATTTGACAACGATTGTGTCATTATACCTGATTTTGGCGGTTTTATTAAAAGAACACATCCCACCGTTTTAGACCACCTTGCACATACTATCAAACCTAAAGGTGCTATGTTGTTTTTTAATATGGCATTGCAACAGAATGACGGCTTATTGGCAAATCATATTGCCGCTGAAAAAGGAATAACGTATCAAGAGGCACTTGAATTACTCGCCCAATGGGTAAAAAATACTGAACAGCAGATTTCATTTACGGGTAAATTTAAATTTGGACATCTCGGAACTTTCTTTGTGAATGCTGAAGGCAAAAAATGGTTTGCACCATCCCCAACTTTGAATTTTTCCAAAACGACTTTCGGATTGGAAACAATTGTAGCCAAAACTATTATTCAAGATTCAGAACTTAAGGATAAGAAAGAAGAATTAATTAGAGCAAAGTACGAAAAAGAGGTAGTGCAACCGACTTTGTTAACTGCTCAAAAAATAAAAAAGAAGAGATTGCCTCTAAAGATTGCAGCTTCATTAATTCTATTGGTAGGTGTGAGTGCAGTTTTATATTTTACTGTATTTGAAAATAATAACTTAGGTATGTTTCAACAAGCTCAAATTATACCTGCTTTAGATTCTACTCCCCAAGTTCAAGAACCAGAAGATGTCCCTTCAATTCAAGATATTACACCCGAACAAGATTCGGGCTACTCTTTTCAAAATAATATTGTGAATAGCGATAGTCAAACGACTGAATCCTATACCAATACAACAACCAATATAATCTCAAACGAAATTACTTCGGAGTCCGGTGTACAAAATTCAGTACAATCAACAACGAAAGATGTAGATGAAATTCTTGACGAAGAAGGTATTTACACTATTTTGGCAGGTGCATTTCTGCATGAAGATAATGCTCAGAGGAGAATGGAATTATTAACTCAAAATGGATTTGATGTACACCCGGTTAAGCCTTCAAACAGTAGGCTTACAAAAATCCAATGCGGAAAATTCTCTTCAATAGAAGATGCAGAAATTCAACTCAAAGAAGTCCAAAAAATAATACCTCAAGCACACATCACATCTTTTAAATAAAACATGAATCAAATATTCTTATTCACATTGCTGCAAATCCAGCAAGCTGAGAGCGCAGTACAATCAGTCGCAAACACACCCCCCCAAAACGAAGAATTAAAGCTTTGGGACTTAATGCTAACCGGAGGTCCGATTATGATACCTATCGGTATTATGTTAATTTTTGCTGTCTATTTAATGACAGAACGATATCTAAACATTAAAAGAGCCGGTAAATTAGACCCCAATTTTATGGCTACAATCAAAGACATGGTGCTGAATGATAATATTGCGGGTGCACAGAAACTATGTGAAAAAACTGATTCTCCCGTTGCACGCATGGTTGAAAAAGGTATTTCTCGTATAGGCAGACCACTAAAGGATATTGGAACTGCTGTTGAAAATACCGGCAAACTTGAAATCTATAAGTTAGAGAAAAGGATGCCATTTCTTGCGACCATTGCCGGAGCTGCTCCAATGCTTGGATTCTTGGGTACGGTTACCGGAATGATTTTAACTTTTCATTCTTTGGCACTTGCCGGTGATTCAGTTACACCGGGTGATCTAAGTTCCGGCTTATATCAAGCAATGGTTACCACGGTGGCCGGGCTGATTGTGGGTATTATGGCTTATCTGGGATATAATATGCTCACAGGGATGATTGAAAAAGTTATCTATAAAATGGAAGTTACCTCTGTGGAGTTTTTGGATTTGCTACAACAACCTTCTGAATAAGTTTTACCATAATCACAATTGAATTATGTCCTTAAAAAGAAAGTCTAAAATCAGCACTGAATTCAGCATGTCTTCCATGACTGATATAGTTTTTTTATTGCTGATATTTTTTATTCTTACTTCAACAGTTGTACGCGAACCGGTACTTAGAGTCCTGTTGCCCAAAGCCAATCCTGATAAGAAACTTACTACCCAAAGTGTAAAAGTTGCTGTTACAGAAGACGGACGCTATTCTGTTGATGATAAAATTTTATCATTTGAGAATTTACCTTCTGCTATACAATCGGCATTAAGCAATAACCCCGATGCAGTAGTTGCTGTTTATGGCGATAAAAGAGTACAATACGAAAAAGTAATGGAATTGGTCAAAGTAGCCGACAATTTAGGCGCTAAAGTAGTACTGGCATTGGATAAAGACACTAAAAAGTAAAGTAGTACGTTGTAATTAAACAAATTCCGGAGATGCGTATTTTCTCAAGTAAAAACGAAAAAGAAGACAAAGTCAAAGCCGGCTTTTTTACCGGAATTGTGAGTGTATTGATTATTATCTTACTAATATTCGCAGGATTCAGGAATGTATTAGATGAAGAAGCAGGCGGTGGCGGGGGAGGTGTTGAGGTTCAAATGGGCGACCCTAATCAAGGCGGTCCTGATAATAGCCCCGCGAGTGAGAGAACTGTGCCAGTATCTTCCAAATATGTCGAACCGGAAGAAAATTTTGCTACACATCAAAATGATGGAGTAGCTTTGAATAATAAACAAGATAAAACGTCTCAGACTCAAACACAGACCACTCCACAAAATCAGGAAGTACCGGTACCGGAGAAAACAATCTCAAATGATTTAGATAATCTTTTTAAAACTACTAAGGATAGCAAAGGACAAGGTAATGGCAAAAACCAAGGTACGCAAGGTGATCCAAATGGCAAGGGTAATTCGCCTGTAGGTGGAAACGGTGGAGATGGAACAGGAACCGGTAGTGGTTCTGGTGATGGACCCGGAAATGGTCCCGGAACCGGACCAGGTGATGGATTTAAATTGGGACATGGATTTGGTACTAGGAAAATCAGTTATGCACCAACCATCAGAAGTGCATGCACCAACGCTAAAGGTGGTAGGGTTGTATTTAAAGTAGAAGTGGCACCAAATGGAACGGTAACAGCAGTAATGAATCCTTCAACAGGTGAAAGAGGTACAAACGTTTCGGACCCTTGTCTAATGGCTGAAGCGGTTGCTCTGGTAAAAAAAGTTAAACTTTCCTCTTCAAATGACAATATGAATACAATTGGTGAAATAACTATCACCATAAAAAACTAAACTTATACTCCATGAATAACTTAGAATGGGAGTATCAATGTACAGTTGAATATTTATTTTCTAAACTTCCTTTTTTCTCCCGAGATGGTCAAAAAGCTTTGAAGTATTCTTTGGAAAAAATTTCCTTGCTCATGGCGGAAATAGGAAATCCACATGAAAAGTTTAAATCAATTCATATTGCAGGAACAAATGGGAAGGGGTCTGTAAGTCATTCATTAGCGGCAGTTTTACAAGCAAATGACTATAAAACAGCACTCTATACATCACCCCATTTAACTGATTTTAGAGAAAGAATGAGAGTCAATGGACAAATGATTCCCAAATCATTTGTTGTCGAATTTATACAAAAGCATAAAGAACTGATTGAAGAGCTACATCCTTCCTTTTTTGAATTATCACAAGCGATTGCTTTTTCTTGGTTTGCAAGTCAAAATATAGATGTTGCAGTCATTGAAACCGGACTTGGTGGAAGACTTGACTCTACTAATATTATCAAACCACAATTATCAGTAATTACAAATATATCCTTTGATCACACGGATATACTTGGTGACACACTTGAAAAAATTGCCATTGAAAAAGCCGGAATCATTAAACCACACACTCCTGTTGTGATTGGAAGATATCAGCCGGATATTCATTTCGTTTTTGAGAATAAAGCAAAATCTCTTGAGAGTCATTTGTATAAATCAGGAGATTTCAATATGACTGAAAATGTTGACTTTCAACTTAAGGGCATTTACCAGCAAGAAAACATTCGCACAATTTGGGCAGCATTGCAAGTGCTTGTAAATAATTGTGGTTACTTATTTTCAATAGTTAAAATAAAAGAAGCACTTTCTCATGTAAAAGAATTGACAGGCTTGCGTGGCAGATGGGATATCTTGCGAGAAGACTCTCCTAAAATTATAGCCGACACAGGGCACAATGAAGATGGGATAAAACAAGTTGTGAATCAATTAAACGAAGAGCAATTTAACAAGCTCCACTTTGTCATAGGGATGATGGTGGATAAAAAGCGTGAAAAGATATGGGATTTGCTTCCAAAAGATGCGCTCTATTATTTTTGTCGCCCCAATGTGCCCAGAGGTATGGATGCCAATGAACTGATGCAGGAGGGGATGAGCAAAGGCTTGCAAGGTGCTTGTTTTGCAAGTTGTCATGCAGCTTTGCAAAGTGCAATTAATAATGCAAATGATTATGATTTGATATTTATTGGAGGTAGTACTTTTGTTGTAGCAGATTTAATAGAATCGCCCTTGATTATAAAGACCTATGGATAAGACTCATAAAACTAAACTTTCAATCTATACAGACGGTTCAGCGCGCGGCAACCCGGGTCCGGGCGGTTATGGAGCCATTTTGATTTATGGAGATGCAAAACTTGAAATTTCAGATGGGTTCAGAAATACAACGAATAACCGTATGGAACTTATGGCTGTAATAGAAGCAATCAAAAAAATAAAACGAATCAACATGGAGATTGATATATATACAGACAGTAAATATGTCTGCGATTCTATTAATAAAGGTTGGTTGCAGTCATGGGTAAAAAAGAATTTCAAAGACAAAAAAAATGTGGATTTATGGAAAGAGTTTTTAGAGGTTTCCAAAATGCAGAATATCCATTTCCATTGGGTGAAAGGACACAACGGACACCCGCTTAATGAAAGATGTGACGAGTTGGCTACACAAGCTGCGGACAATAAGCCGAAGAAAACAGATATAGGATACGAAAGCGAAAATCCATAGTCTATAAATTCCACTTTTGTTTGAATGCTGTCAAAGAAAGATTACGCTTCTTTTCAAATTCATTCCATTGTGCAGATGTCGGATTCAAAGCTTTGTGGTTCAGCATAGCGTCAACTTTTCGCCATTCCTTTACATAGTCCTTTGCAAGCGGGTCAAACAGCTTGTCCATGAAAAAATCATACACAAAATCTATCGCCTGCTGATTGGGGTGTACCAAATCATTTGCATAAAAACGATAATCCCTTAACACATCTGTAATAAGTTCGTATGCAGGAAAGTAATGCACATTGGGAAACCGCTCCGCAAGCTGCATGAGAGCTACACGCAAAACAGCTTTGCTGTGGTTGGATTCTACCAGTCCTTCCCGCACATAGCGCACAGGACTGATACTTACATAAAACACTTTGTCAGGACAAAGAGAAAACAGGTTTGCCCAAGCCTCCGCAATCTCTCCTACATCCAATACTCTTTCCGAAAAATCCGCTGCAGGACGTCAGTCCGTCTAATAACCTAATTTCTCATTAATCCTTTCGCAATACTATGCAAATAACTCCACTTTCAGGAACTTAAAATGAGATTTATTTTAGAAGATGATCCCCACTTTTTGAAAAAGAAAGTGTCGTAAAACGCCTTAAATTGACTCCTCTGAATGGAAAAAATAAAGCCAAGTTCTTTGAGGAACTTTTTAAGCAGATTTGGGTCAAGAAGATTAAAGATTCTACGTAGGTTAAAGGCGGTGAAAATCAAGCCTACATCGGCAGAGGCTCTTGATATTCCTTGTTTGGTCATGACATAGTAAAAATCCCACTGGCGTTTGATAATCCCGAAAGGGTGTTCCACAATGGCTTGTCGTTTTCTGTAGAGTTCACCGGCTTGTTCCATGCGAAGTTTGTTTTTTTCTATGTATGGTGCAAATTCTGTTCTCTCGATGACCCTACCTCTACCTCTTGTGTTTTTGGTGCAGGAGTTGATGAGTGGACAGGTTTTGCAGGCTGTTGTTTTGTAATGCTGAACCAAAATCGGTGGCTGCTTTTTTCTTCCTTCATAATTGCGGTCTTTTTTGTACCATTTACCATTGGTAGAAAGTGCGTTTCCCTGCGGACAGATGTAAACGTTTTCTTCTTCATTGAAAACAAAGTTGGCTACGTTGTATGAAGGGTCAGGAGCCATAGAAGAGGAAGAAATATCGGGAATAGCCACCACCACATCTACGCCCAGTCCATCTGCTTTTTTGAACTCACTTCCGGTGTGGTAGCCTTTGTCAAAAACGGCAGTAAATTCATTATTTCCTAATACTTCAACGGCTTGCTGGAGCATGCTTCCCATGGCTTTGGAATCATTCTCATTGGTAACTTCGTAATTAATTGGAATGTTGAGTTTGGCATCCACGGTACTTTGGATGTTATAAGCCACCTCGGTAATGTTGTTGCGAACAATCATTTGTCTGGATTCAGGGTCAGAAGTAGAAATTTGAACTTCACCTGTTGCCTCTAATTGCTTTTGAAAATCTTGGTATTGTTTTTTATGCAGCTGATGCTTATTGATTTTGCTGTTGATTTCTTGCTTTTTCTCCTCACTTAAATCCTTGTCTTCGCTTGCTAATATAGAGTTGTACTCATCAAGTTTGTTATCGATATAGGCAATGTGCCGCTCTATTTTTTTTTCGTTAAAGTTGTTTTTCTTGGAGTTTTGTGCACGGAGTTTGGTTCCGTCACCGGCAATCAACTTACCGCCAATCAACTGAAAATGTTGTGCGAGTTTGACGGTTGAACGAAACACATTTTTAATGGCTTGAGGATTGTCTTTTCTAAAGTTGGCAATGGTATTGTGATCAGGAACAAGACCACGCATGAGCCACATCAATTCTATGTTTCGTTTACATTCTTTTTCCAACTGACGCGAGGAGCGTATGCGGTTCAAATAACCATACAAAAACAGCTTCAACAAATCAGCAGGGTGATAGGCGGGACGCCCATTTTCAATAAAGTCCAATTTAAAACCCGCATCAGCTAAATTGATGCTGTTCACAAACAGCTCAATAAACCTGATTTCATTATTATGCTCAATTTGCTCTTCCAAACAAAAGAAAGTGATTTGATTTCTGTCCTTGCCTTGTATGAATTTCATGCAGTAAATATACTGACAATCAATTCGTTAAGCAACTAATTTCGATATAACTTATTAACAATCTGTGTGTTAAAAAGTAAGAGGTTATTAGACAGTTTGACGTTTATGGCAATTACCCACGATTTGATTTGTTTTCTTAGAGCAAAAAACCTTGGCTGTACCAAAAGTCAGGAAGATGAAGTCGCATTGTTGTATGTGTCGATGTGCTTCTGAAATTGCAGTGTTGATTTTTTCCACTACAAGCTCTTTGTTCATATCGGAAAATGAACTATGGTGCAATTCGCTGTGCCAGAGTTCATTAAAATGAAAAAGGTTGTTTTCTTCAAATTGAGTTTTGTGCAAACAATACTCAAAAGATTTTGCCATACTCACCGGATTATAAAGGATGCCAAAGGGATTCAGTCCAACGTGAAAACGGTCTTTAAGCAAGATATGTGCAATGTTTTCAGCAAAACATGAACCCATAAAAAAGAGATGACTACTCGGGATAATCTTTCGGTCTGTCTGGGGATTCCAGTCAAAAGGTAATACCCAATTCATAGGTAATTAAAATTGTTGAGAAGATTGAAAGAGGGATGCGGCAGTGCGGATAAGCTCAGGGTCTTGTCCGTGTGGAGCCATCAGTTGCATGCCAAAAGGCAGCCC
It encodes the following:
- a CDS encoding GSCFA domain-containing protein encodes the protein MNWVLPFDWNPQTDRKIIPSSHLFFMGSCFAENIAHILLKDRFHVGLNPFGILYNPVSMAKSFEYCLHKTQFEENNLFHFNELWHSELHHSSFSDMNKELVVEKINTAISEAHRHIQQCDFIFLTFGTAKVFCSKKTNQIVGNCHKRQTV
- a CDS encoding SPOR domain-containing protein; translated protein: MLTPEQNIHSLLFDNDCVIIPDFGGFIKRTHPTVLDHLAHTIKPKGAMLFFNMALQQNDGLLANHIAAEKGITYQEALELLAQWVKNTEQQISFTGKFKFGHLGTFFVNAEGKKWFAPSPTLNFSKTTFGLETIVAKTIIQDSELKDKKEELIRAKYEKEVVQPTLLTAQKIKKKRLPLKIAASLILLVGVSAVLYFTVFENNNLGMFQQAQIIPALDSTPQVQEPEDVPSIQDITPEQDSGYSFQNNIVNSDSQTTESYTNTTTNIISNEITSESGVQNSVQSTTKDVDEILDEEGIYTILAGAFLHEDNAQRRMELLTQNGFDVHPVKPSNSRLTKIQCGKFSSIEDAEIQLKEVQKIIPQAHITSFK
- a CDS encoding Mur ligase family protein, with the translated sequence MNNLEWEYQCTVEYLFSKLPFFSRDGQKALKYSLEKISLLMAEIGNPHEKFKSIHIAGTNGKGSVSHSLAAVLQANDYKTALYTSPHLTDFRERMRVNGQMIPKSFVVEFIQKHKELIEELHPSFFELSQAIAFSWFASQNIDVAVIETGLGGRLDSTNIIKPQLSVITNISFDHTDILGDTLEKIAIEKAGIIKPHTPVVIGRYQPDIHFVFENKAKSLESHLYKSGDFNMTENVDFQLKGIYQQENIRTIWAALQVLVNNCGYLFSIVKIKEALSHVKELTGLRGRWDILREDSPKIIADTGHNEDGIKQVVNQLNEEQFNKLHFVIGMMVDKKREKIWDLLPKDALYYFCRPNVPRGMDANELMQEGMSKGLQGACFASCHAALQSAINNANDYDLIFIGGSTFVVADLIESPLIIKTYG
- a CDS encoding MotA/TolQ/ExbB proton channel family protein, giving the protein MNQIFLFTLLQIQQAESAVQSVANTPPQNEELKLWDLMLTGGPIMIPIGIMLIFAVYLMTERYLNIKRAGKLDPNFMATIKDMVLNDNIAGAQKLCEKTDSPVARMVEKGISRIGRPLKDIGTAVENTGKLEIYKLEKRMPFLATIAGAAPMLGFLGTVTGMILTFHSLALAGDSVTPGDLSSGLYQAMVTTVAGLIVGIMAYLGYNMLTGMIEKVIYKMEVTSVEFLDLLQQPSE
- a CDS encoding pyridoxal phosphate-dependent aminotransferase family protein, with product MADIFKKLQENMGPLGTYHKEAHGYFTFPKLEGDISNRMVFRGKKLLIWSLNNYLGLANQPEVRKVDAEAAKEYGLALPMGARMMSGNSDNHELLEKNLAEFVHKEDCYLLNYGYQGVVSIIDALVGRHDVIVYDAEAHACIIDGVRLHAGKRFVYSHNNIESLEKQLGHAKKVIDQTGGGILVITEGVFGMSGSQGKLKEIIELKKKFQFRLFVDDAHGFGTMGKTGAGTGEEQGIQDGIDLYFSTFAKSMALIGAFVAGEKTIIDYLRYNMRSQIFAKSLPMPIVVGALKRLELLRSQPEHKEKLWNIVRALQTGLKNAGFNIGVTTTPVTPVILSGTVEEATYLTLDLRENFNIFCSIVVYPVVPKGVILLRLIPTAAHTLQDVEETIAAFSEVQKRLKAGQYAGNNTIAQVG
- a CDS encoding IS1182 family transposase is translated as MKFIQGKDRNQITFFCLEEQIEHNNEIRFIELFVNSINLADAGFKLDFIENGRPAYHPADLLKLFLYGYLNRIRSSRQLEKECKRNIELMWLMRGLVPDHNTIANFRKDNPQAIKNVFRSTVKLAQHFQLIGGKLIAGDGTKLRAQNSKKNNFNEKKIERHIAYIDNKLDEYNSILASEDKDLSEEKKQEINSKINKHQLHKKQYQDFQKQLEATGEVQISTSDPESRQMIVRNNITEVAYNIQSTVDAKLNIPINYEVTNENDSKAMGSMLQQAVEVLGNNEFTAVFDKGYHTGSEFKKADGLGVDVVVAIPDISSSSMAPDPSYNVANFVFNEEENVYICPQGNALSTNGKWYKKDRNYEGRKKQPPILVQHYKTTACKTCPLINSCTKNTRGRGRVIERTEFAPYIEKNKLRMEQAGELYRKRQAIVEHPFGIIKRQWDFYYVMTKQGISRASADVGLIFTAFNLRRIFNLLDPNLLKKFLKELGFIFSIQRSQFKAFYDTFFFKKWGSSSKINLILSS
- the rnhA gene encoding ribonuclease HI — protein: MDKTHKTKLSIYTDGSARGNPGPGGYGAILIYGDAKLEISDGFRNTTNNRMELMAVIEAIKKIKRINMEIDIYTDSKYVCDSINKGWLQSWVKKNFKDKKNVDLWKEFLEVSKMQNIHFHWVKGHNGHPLNERCDELATQAADNKPKKTDIGYESENP
- a CDS encoding biopolymer transporter ExbD; this encodes MSLKRKSKISTEFSMSSMTDIVFLLLIFFILTSTVVREPVLRVLLPKANPDKKLTTQSVKVAVTEDGRYSVDDKILSFENLPSAIQSALSNNPDAVVAVYGDKRVQYEKVMELVKVADNLGAKVVLALDKDTKK
- a CDS encoding GSCFA domain-containing protein, translated to MDVGEIAEAWANLFSLCPDKVFYVSISPVRYVREGLVESNHSKAVLRVALMQLAERFPNVHYFPAYELITDVLRDYRFYANDLVHPNQQAIDFVYDFFMDKLFDPLAKDYVKEWRKVDAMLNHKALNPTSAQWNEFEKKRNLSLTAFKQKWNL